From a single Plutella xylostella chromosome 5, ilPluXylo3.1, whole genome shotgun sequence genomic region:
- the LOC105388698 gene encoding trypsin, alkaline B yields the protein MLMLEIKMPSILLLLLGAIVVAEAAVPRTSLRIVGGTTTTIEQYPFTANLLLLSNGGFFRQHCGGTVINENSVLTAAHCLYRRRPDQFRIRTGSTLASSGGNIQAVARFFSHSGFVHTTQDNDIAIMRTSNPIVLVPGLVAVGSLAGSNYNVPDGASVWAVGWGAGRLNGPGSEQLRHVEVWTVNQEVCKTRYEKIRKTVTDNMLCSGHLDVGGRDQCTGDSGGPLLHENVVIGVSSWGQDCASAEYPGVNVRVSRYIDWIRTNA from the exons ATGCTCATGCTAGAAATCAAAATGCCTTCTATTTTGCTATTACTTTTGGGAGCTATAGTGGTAGCAGAGGCTG CTGTCCCTCGCACCTCGCTAAGGATCGTGGGTGGGACCACGACCACCATCGAACAGTATCCGTTTACTGCTAATCTTCTGTTACTGTCGAACGGAGGCTTCTTCCGCCAGCATTGCGGAGGCACCGTCATAAACGAGAATTCCGTCTTGACTGCAGCGCACTGTCTATA CCGAAGGAGACCAGACCAGTTCCGTATCCGAACCGGCTCCACCCTAGCTAGCAGCGGCGGCAACATTCAAGCAGTCGCCCGCTTTTTCTCACACTCGGGCTTCGTCCATACAACCCAGGACAATGACATCGCCATCATGAGGACGTCTAACCCCATCGTGTTGGTCCCTGGATTGGTTGCAGTGGGGTCCTTGGCTGGGTCTAACTACAACGTGCCTGACGGCGCCTCCGTCTGGGCTGTCGGCTGGGGAGCTGGAAGA CTTAACGGCCCCGGTTCAGAGCAGCTGCGTCACGTAGAAGTCTGGACTGTGAACCAGGAGGTTTGCAAGACTCGTTACGAGAAAATCAGAAAGACCGTCACCGACAACATGTTGTGCTCGGGCCACCTCGACGTGGGCGGCCGCGACCAGTGCACGGGGGACTCTGGAGGCCCTCTACTTCATGAGAATGTGGTCATTGGAGTCTCATCATGGGGACAGGACTGTGCGTCGGCAGAGTACCCTGGAGTCAACGTGCGCGTGTCTCGGTATATTGACTGGATTCGAACAAACGCGTAG
- the LOC105391571 gene encoding trypsin, alkaline C produces the protein MESKMRIFCALLAVCALSVEALPRTSQRIVGGSLATISQYPYAVAMLYGTSSYFQSCGGTILTSTAVLSAAQCVVGNTPSRWRVRVGSSFSSSGGSVHTIRLLTYHAGYNAQTMDNDVAVLRTSTPITFIPNAVAPATIAGPNYVLNDNQAVFAVGWGTTSSGGGTSEQLRQVQVWTVNQATCRGRYSELGYGVTDNMLCSGWLDVGGRDQCQGDSGGPLIHNNVIVGVCSWGYRCAQPRYPGVNTRVSKYTSWIQNAVA, from the exons ATGGAATCCAAAATGCGCATCTTTTGCGCTTTGTTAGCGGTCTGTGCGCTCTCTGTAGAAG CCTTGCCCAGGACCTCGCAGAGGATCGTGGGCGGCTCGCTGGCCACCATCAGCCAGTACCCCTACGCCGTGGCCATGCTGTACGGCACCTCCAGCTACTTCCAGTCCTGTGGCGGCACCATCCTCACCAGCACCGCCGTGCTGTCCGCTGCACAATGCGTGGT GGGCAACACACCAAGCAGATGGCGCGTGCGCGTGGGCTCCTCATTCTCCAGCAGCGGCGGCTCGGTCCACACCATCCGTCTACTCACGTACCACGCCGGCTACAACGCGCAGACCATGGACAATGACGTGGCAGTCTTGAGGACCTCGACGCCTATAACCTTCATCCCCAATGCCGTCGCCCCCGCGACCATCGCCGGGCCGAATTATGTGCTCAATGACAACCAAGCTGTGTTCGCTGTTGGATGGGGGACTACTAGC TCAGGCGGCGGCACCTCCGAGCAGCTCCGCCAGGTGCAAGTGTGGACGGTGAACCAGGCGACCTGCCGTGGGCGCTACTCCGAACTGGGCTACGGCGTGACAGACAATATGCTGTGCTCGGGCTGGCTGGACGTGGGCGGGCGCGACCAGTGCCAGGGCGACTCCGGCGGCCCCCTCATTCATAACAACGTCATAGTCGGCGTCTGCTCCTGGGGCTACCGTTGCGCCCAGCCTCGCTACCCTGGAGTTAATACTAGGGTGTCTAAGTACACTTCGTGGATTCAGAATGCTGTTGCTTAA